One segment of Thermus tengchongensis DNA contains the following:
- a CDS encoding CBS domain-containing protein, whose product MKAKDAMTSPVVGVPLGTSLEEVARLMLEKRIGSVLVLDEEGCLAGIVTESDFLKERGIPFSTFRAPVLLGRFLGREGLDHLLEEAKRTKVEEIMSAPVHGVGPEAPLSQVLEIMLEYDINHVPVVDAEGRPVGIITRFDLLRLLRPHL is encoded by the coding sequence ATGAAAGCGAAGGACGCCATGACCAGCCCGGTGGTGGGTGTGCCCCTCGGGACCTCCTTGGAGGAGGTTGCCCGTCTCATGCTGGAGAAAAGGATCGGTAGCGTGCTGGTGCTGGACGAGGAGGGGTGCCTGGCGGGGATTGTCACGGAAAGCGACTTCCTCAAGGAACGGGGCATCCCGTTTTCCACGTTCCGCGCCCCTGTGCTTCTGGGGCGCTTTTTGGGAAGGGAAGGGTTGGACCACCTGCTGGAGGAGGCCAAGCGCACCAAGGTGGAGGAGATCATGAGCGCACCCGTTCATGGGGTGGGCCCGGAGGCGCCCCTGTCCCAGGTGCTGGAGATCATGCTGGAGTACGACATCAACCATGTGCCCGTGGTGGATGCCGAGGGAAGGCCTGTGGGCATCATCACCCGTTTTGACCTGTTGCGCCTCCTAAGGCCCCACCTATGA
- a CDS encoding ABC transporter substrate-binding protein translates to MGRIGTAVLWAVALLLGSGVSAQTLRIGVVGPMAFVQGEHTWYGATLAAEEINRAGGVQIGNQRYRIELIRVDTNEMTSVTDAATAVERAITAQRVDFLVGGFRSEAVLAMTEVAADYRKIFIITGAALDGLLAGRVDRNYERFKYLFRVSPNKSSDLARTSLLLAGEVIQAVRQQLGIPRPRVAILAERAAWADPLVETAGRLFAAPPPQGYGAEVVGTWRPSATATDVTPELTAIQRAGAQVIFTVLSGPVGVPFGRDWGRLRIPAAPVGINVEAQQETWLRATDNLGTYVATLNSLAPGVAITPRTIPFISTFQARFRQFPIYTASGAYGAIHILAEALTRAGTTNVDAVVRALEATDYTGPTGRIVFDRTHDVTWGPGYTTGLGVQWVGGRMQAFWPRNWQVEGRVVSYAGVRPYQLPPWVVEAWRR, encoded by the coding sequence ATGGGAAGGATAGGGACGGCGGTCCTTTGGGCGGTGGCGCTCCTCTTGGGGAGCGGGGTCTCGGCCCAGACCCTGCGCATCGGGGTGGTGGGACCCATGGCCTTCGTGCAAGGGGAGCACACCTGGTACGGGGCCACCTTGGCGGCGGAGGAGATCAACCGGGCGGGAGGCGTCCAGATCGGTAACCAGCGCTACCGCATCGAGCTCATCCGGGTGGACACCAACGAGATGACCAGCGTCACCGACGCCGCCACCGCAGTGGAACGGGCCATCACCGCCCAAAGGGTGGATTTCCTGGTGGGCGGCTTCCGCAGCGAGGCGGTCCTGGCCATGACCGAGGTGGCCGCGGACTACCGCAAGATCTTCATCATTACAGGAGCCGCCTTGGACGGCCTTCTGGCAGGGCGGGTGGACCGGAACTACGAGCGCTTCAAGTACCTCTTCCGCGTGAGCCCCAATAAGTCCAGCGACCTGGCCCGGACCTCCCTTCTCCTGGCGGGAGAGGTAATCCAGGCGGTGCGGCAGCAGCTCGGCATCCCTCGGCCCCGGGTGGCCATCCTGGCAGAACGGGCCGCTTGGGCCGACCCCCTGGTGGAAACCGCAGGCCGCCTCTTCGCCGCCCCCCCACCCCAAGGGTACGGGGCCGAGGTGGTGGGCACCTGGCGGCCTTCGGCCACGGCCACCGACGTGACCCCAGAACTCACGGCCATCCAGCGGGCCGGGGCCCAGGTGATCTTCACCGTGCTCTCCGGCCCCGTGGGGGTGCCCTTCGGGCGGGACTGGGGCCGCCTGAGGATCCCCGCCGCCCCCGTGGGCATCAATGTGGAGGCCCAGCAGGAAACTTGGCTCAGGGCCACGGACAACCTCGGGACCTACGTGGCCACCCTGAACTCCCTGGCCCCGGGCGTAGCCATTACCCCGAGGACCATCCCCTTCATCAGCACCTTCCAAGCCCGCTTCCGCCAGTTCCCCATCTACACGGCCAGTGGGGCCTACGGGGCGATTCACATCCTGGCCGAGGCCCTGACCCGCGCGGGCACCACCAACGTGGACGCGGTGGTGCGGGCCCTCGAGGCCACCGACTACACTGGGCCCACAGGGCGCATCGTCTTCGATCGAACCCACGACGTCACCTGGGGCCCCGGGTACACCACGGGCCTAGGGGTGCAGTGGGTGGGCGGCCGGATGCAGGCCTTCTGGCCCCGCAACTGGCAGGTGGAAGGCCGGGTGGTGAGCTACGCCGGGGTGCGCCCCTATCAGCTCCCCCCTTGGGTGGTGGAGGCCTGGAGAAGGTAG
- a CDS encoding universal stress protein gives MYQSLLLPTDGSEAAERGVREGLRLAKALGARVAFLYALEPLGPRLLLGPETLPYYQELLEDARQAGLAALDRATHLAEELGVPFEAHLLEGRAAEVILREAENHDLVVMASHGRTGLDALLLGSVTQEVVRRSPKPILVVPYRPSDSQAASR, from the coding sequence ATGTACCAAAGCCTCCTCCTCCCCACCGACGGCAGCGAGGCTGCCGAACGTGGCGTGCGGGAAGGCCTCCGCTTGGCCAAGGCCCTGGGGGCCAGGGTGGCCTTCCTGTACGCCCTGGAGCCCTTGGGGCCCAGGCTCCTCCTGGGCCCGGAAACCCTCCCCTACTACCAGGAGCTTCTGGAGGACGCGCGCCAGGCGGGCCTGGCCGCCCTAGACCGGGCCACCCACCTGGCGGAAGAACTCGGCGTGCCCTTTGAGGCCCACCTCCTCGAGGGCCGGGCGGCGGAGGTCATCCTCAGGGAGGCCGAAAACCACGACCTGGTGGTCATGGCCTCCCACGGGCGCACGGGTTTGGACGCGCTCCTTCTGGGCAGCGTGACGCAAGAGGTGGTCCGCCGCAGCCCCAAGCCCATCCTGGTGGTCCCCTATCGGCCCAGCGACAGCCAAGCGGCCAGCAGGTAA
- a CDS encoding ABC transporter permease subunit: MTGPLRVWSLPWALLYLRHEVLALPGRTLALLFVLFLLLFPLFSQDPYWLRILTLTAIFALYAASWDLLSGYTGQVSLGHAFFFGLSGYTSAILGRETGLSPALTIPLGALLATLAGVLVGLPSLRVRGPYLSLVTLAFPIIATGLIFLFPRFTGGELGLSGLPRLGQSRLEEYYLVVVIFLISLLILWKLASSRIGLLFHAVREDEAAVRMVGVNTVRLKLLAFAVSALFAGIAGGLHAHYLRVAGPDSLSLFNSIQPVIWSVFGGIATIYGPVAGTFLLFPILEILRVTEELRMLAFALLILLVMRFLPQGVVRGVLDRLEEVCPRCKVRNAFTRRHCRACGVELHLPAAKEVKP, translated from the coding sequence ATGACGGGTCCCCTGCGGGTCTGGTCCCTTCCCTGGGCTCTCCTATACCTGCGGCACGAGGTTCTGGCCCTTCCGGGCCGCACCTTGGCCCTGCTCTTCGTCCTCTTCCTCCTTCTCTTTCCCCTCTTCAGCCAGGACCCTTACTGGCTCAGGATCCTCACCCTCACCGCCATCTTTGCCCTCTACGCGGCCAGCTGGGACCTCCTCTCCGGCTACACGGGCCAGGTGAGCCTAGGACACGCCTTCTTCTTCGGCCTTTCCGGCTATACCTCCGCCATCCTGGGCCGGGAAACGGGGCTCTCCCCTGCCCTCACCATCCCCTTGGGGGCCCTCCTGGCCACCCTGGCGGGGGTGCTGGTAGGCCTCCCCTCCTTAAGGGTGCGGGGGCCCTACCTCTCCCTGGTCACCTTGGCCTTTCCCATCATCGCCACCGGCCTCATCTTCCTCTTCCCCCGGTTCACCGGGGGGGAGCTCGGGCTTTCCGGCCTGCCCCGGCTCGGGCAGAGCCGTCTGGAGGAGTATTACCTGGTGGTGGTGATCTTCCTCATTTCCCTTCTCATCCTGTGGAAGCTTGCAAGCTCGCGAATAGGCCTCCTCTTCCACGCCGTCCGCGAGGACGAGGCCGCGGTGCGCATGGTGGGGGTGAACACCGTGCGCCTTAAGCTCCTGGCCTTCGCAGTAAGCGCCCTTTTCGCCGGGATTGCCGGTGGGCTTCACGCCCACTATCTGCGGGTGGCGGGGCCGGACAGCCTTTCCCTCTTCAACTCCATCCAGCCCGTCATCTGGTCGGTCTTCGGGGGCATCGCCACCATCTACGGTCCCGTGGCCGGCACCTTTCTCCTCTTCCCCATCCTGGAGATCCTGCGGGTCACAGAAGAGCTCCGGATGCTGGCCTTCGCCCTCCTTATCCTTCTCGTCATGCGCTTCCTGCCCCAAGGGGTGGTCCGGGGCGTCCTGGACCGTTTGGAAGAGGTGTGCCCCCGGTGCAAGGTGAGGAACGCCTTCACCCGCAGGCACTGCCGGGCCTGCGGGGTGGAGCTGCACCTTCCTGCGGCAAAGGAGGTGAAACCGTGA
- a CDS encoding NAD-dependent epimerase/dehydratase family protein, translating to MRVLVTGGAGFIGSHIVESLLEEGLEVAVLDNLSTGKRENVPKGVYFYKVDLRDREGLERVFREFRPTHVSHQAAQASVKVSVENPVLDFEVNLLGGLNLLEAMRKWGAEKMVFASTGGAIYGEVPEGEAAEETWPPRPKSPYAASKAAFEHYLSAYGQNYGLRWVSLRYGNVYGPRQDPHGEAGVVAIFAERVLKGEPVTLYARRTPGDDGCVRDYIFVKDVVRAHNLALKSLEGVYNVGTGEGHTTQEVLQAVAEAAGKTPAVNPAPPRPGDLERSVLSPAKLLAHGWRPEVGFAEGIRLTVEYFRTR from the coding sequence ATGCGCGTATTAGTCACGGGCGGTGCCGGGTTCATCGGGAGTCATATCGTGGAAAGCCTCTTGGAAGAAGGCTTGGAAGTGGCCGTCCTGGACAACCTCTCCACGGGTAAGCGGGAAAACGTCCCCAAAGGGGTCTACTTCTACAAGGTGGACCTCAGGGACCGAGAGGGGCTGGAAAGGGTCTTCCGCGAGTTCCGCCCCACCCACGTCTCCCACCAGGCGGCCCAGGCCTCGGTGAAGGTGAGCGTGGAAAACCCCGTCCTGGACTTTGAGGTGAACCTCCTGGGCGGCCTGAACCTCCTCGAGGCCATGCGCAAGTGGGGGGCGGAGAAGATGGTCTTCGCCTCCACCGGGGGAGCCATCTACGGGGAGGTGCCCGAGGGGGAGGCCGCGGAGGAGACCTGGCCCCCCCGGCCCAAAAGCCCCTACGCCGCAAGCAAAGCGGCCTTTGAGCACTACCTCTCCGCCTACGGGCAGAACTACGGGCTCAGGTGGGTCTCCCTCCGCTACGGCAACGTCTACGGCCCCCGCCAAGACCCCCACGGGGAGGCGGGGGTGGTGGCCATCTTCGCCGAGCGGGTGCTGAAGGGGGAGCCCGTCACCCTCTACGCCCGCAGAACCCCGGGGGATGATGGGTGCGTGCGGGACTACATCTTTGTGAAGGATGTGGTGCGGGCCCATAACCTGGCCCTCAAGTCCCTGGAAGGGGTATACAACGTGGGCACCGGGGAGGGACACACCACCCAGGAGGTGCTCCAGGCCGTGGCCGAAGCCGCAGGGAAAACGCCCGCCGTGAACCCCGCCCCTCCTCGCCCCGGGGACCTGGAGCGGAGCGTGCTGTCCCCCGCCAAGCTCCTGGCCCACGGCTGGCGGCCTGAGGTGGGTTTTGCCGAGGGCATCCGGCTCACCGTGGAATACTTCCGCACCCGTTGA
- a CDS encoding cation-translocating P-type ATPase produces MRGLSSEEARLRLKEYGPNALPEKPPEPLWRKFLRQFQSPLIYILLFALAVDLVLWGLEGAQGLPLESLAISAILLLNAGLGTLQEKRSEDALRRLKALAEPMAWVLRDGEFRRIRSREIVPGDVVRLEAGDRVPADGVLVEAGGVMVDESVLTGESVPVEKGMGEEVYAGTLLVRGRALVEVTRTGPQSAMGRIAGLLAGMEEEKTPLERRLTAFGHRVARWVILLAAALVILGFLVEGVSAQVVLFAVALAVAAVPEGLPAVLTLALALGVERMARRKAVVRRLAAVEALGSVTVIATDKTGTLTENRMEVREVVGPDPEGALLAMVLCNDADLDTGAGDPLELGLLRYATRHLDVAQVRAKHPRLSERPFDSAWKFMRVTTPKGSYLKGAPEALIPRLALSPEEKARLLEEAEAHAQRGFRVLALAYGEGEREEGLRFLGFVLLLDPPRPEVPEAVRRVQEAGVRVVMVTGDHPATALAIARQVGIPAEVVATGEEIAELSDEELLEVDVFARVRPEDKLRIVAALQKAGEVVAMTGDGVNDAPALKRADVGVAMGLRGSDVSREVADLVLLDDNFATIVAAIEEGRNIYENIQKFIRFLFSTNLSEVLVVAIGMVFAALLNLRDAAGHLLLPLTAAQILWINLVTDGLPALALALDQNPGVLRSPPRPKEAPLLDRISLRFVLITGSVKAGVALAILAVFPGWLGLEAARSATFHFMAIGQLFFAYAARHTHLIPLPNPYLHGAVALGILVQLLLGLLAPQFVEGVALPLWGWGVILGLALLAWLMAEGVDRWLWRKEARP; encoded by the coding sequence ATGCGCGGGCTTTCCTCGGAAGAGGCCAGGCTTAGGCTCAAAGAGTATGGGCCTAATGCCCTCCCTGAAAAACCTCCCGAGCCTCTCTGGCGAAAGTTTCTGCGCCAATTCCAAAGTCCTCTCATCTACATTCTGCTTTTTGCCCTGGCGGTGGACCTGGTCTTGTGGGGTCTTGAGGGGGCACAGGGTCTGCCCTTGGAGTCTTTGGCCATCTCGGCCATTCTCCTTCTGAACGCGGGGCTTGGCACCCTGCAGGAGAAGCGCTCCGAGGATGCCCTGCGCCGCCTGAAGGCTTTGGCGGAGCCCATGGCCTGGGTGCTCCGGGATGGGGAGTTTAGGCGTATCCGGAGCCGGGAGATCGTCCCAGGGGATGTGGTGCGCCTCGAGGCCGGGGACCGGGTGCCCGCGGATGGCGTGCTGGTAGAGGCGGGCGGGGTCATGGTGGACGAAAGCGTGCTCACCGGGGAGAGCGTCCCCGTGGAGAAGGGGATGGGGGAGGAGGTCTATGCGGGCACCCTTCTCGTGCGGGGCCGGGCCCTCGTGGAGGTGACCCGCACGGGCCCCCAGAGCGCCATGGGCCGCATCGCGGGCCTGCTGGCGGGGATGGAGGAGGAAAAAACCCCATTGGAGCGGCGCCTTACCGCCTTCGGCCACCGGGTGGCCCGTTGGGTGATCCTCCTGGCCGCGGCCTTGGTGATCCTCGGCTTCCTGGTGGAAGGGGTTTCTGCGCAGGTGGTCCTCTTTGCCGTGGCCTTGGCGGTGGCCGCGGTGCCCGAGGGGCTTCCTGCCGTCCTCACCCTGGCCCTGGCCCTGGGGGTGGAGCGCATGGCCCGGCGCAAGGCGGTGGTGCGCCGCCTGGCGGCGGTGGAGGCCCTGGGGAGCGTCACGGTGATCGCCACCGATAAGACCGGCACCCTCACGGAAAACCGCATGGAGGTGCGGGAGGTGGTGGGGCCAGACCCGGAAGGGGCCCTGCTTGCCATGGTCCTCTGCAACGACGCCGACCTGGACACGGGGGCGGGAGACCCCTTGGAGCTGGGCCTCCTGCGCTATGCCACCCGGCACCTGGACGTGGCCCAGGTTAGGGCCAAGCACCCCCGGCTTTCCGAGCGCCCCTTCGACAGCGCCTGGAAGTTCATGCGGGTCACCACCCCCAAGGGGAGCTACCTCAAGGGGGCTCCCGAGGCTCTCATCCCCCGCCTGGCCCTTTCCCCAGAGGAAAAGGCCCGGCTCCTGGAGGAGGCGGAGGCCCACGCCCAAAGGGGTTTCCGCGTCCTGGCCCTGGCCTATGGCGAGGGGGAGCGGGAAGAGGGCCTGAGGTTTTTGGGCTTTGTCCTCCTCCTGGACCCGCCCCGCCCCGAGGTGCCGGAAGCGGTGCGGAGGGTCCAGGAGGCGGGGGTTAGGGTGGTGATGGTTACCGGGGACCACCCGGCCACCGCCCTGGCCATCGCCCGTCAGGTGGGCATCCCCGCCGAGGTGGTGGCCACCGGGGAGGAAATCGCCGAGCTTTCCGACGAGGAGCTTTTGGAGGTGGACGTCTTCGCCCGGGTCCGTCCCGAGGACAAGCTCCGCATCGTAGCGGCCCTGCAGAAGGCTGGAGAGGTGGTGGCCATGACCGGGGACGGGGTGAACGATGCCCCCGCCCTGAAGCGGGCGGACGTGGGCGTGGCCATGGGGCTAAGGGGTTCCGACGTGAGCCGCGAGGTGGCGGACTTGGTCCTCTTGGACGACAATTTCGCCACCATCGTGGCGGCCATCGAGGAGGGGCGCAACATCTACGAGAACATCCAGAAGTTCATCCGCTTCCTCTTCTCCACCAACCTCTCCGAGGTGTTGGTGGTGGCCATCGGGATGGTTTTCGCCGCCCTTTTGAACCTCAGGGACGCGGCTGGGCACTTGCTGCTTCCCTTGACCGCGGCGCAGATCCTTTGGATCAACCTGGTCACCGATGGTTTGCCCGCCTTGGCCCTGGCCCTGGACCAGAACCCCGGGGTGTTGCGCTCTCCCCCAAGGCCCAAGGAGGCTCCCCTTCTGGACCGGATTTCTCTCCGCTTCGTGCTCATCACCGGTTCGGTGAAAGCGGGGGTGGCCTTGGCCATTTTGGCGGTCTTCCCGGGGTGGCTGGGCCTCGAGGCGGCCCGCTCCGCCACCTTCCACTTCATGGCCATTGGCCAGCTCTTCTTCGCCTACGCCGCCCGGCACACCCACCTCATCCCCCTGCCCAATCCCTACCTGCACGGGGCCGTGGCCCTGGGCATTCTGGTGCAGCTTCTCTTGGGCCTTTTGGCGCCCCAGTTCGTGGAAGGGGTTGCCCTTCCCCTTTGGGGGTGGGGTGTCATACTGGGGTTGGCCCTTCTCGCTTGGCTGATGGCCGAGGGTGTGGATCGATGGCTTTGGCGAAAGGAGGCTAGACCATGA
- a CDS encoding sodium:calcium antiporter, whose amino-acid sequence MTLWAFLGVALVILLAGRQVAFYGDVLAGKTGLGRTFMGLFLVGVTTSLPELFNVTSAVLQDLPEIAVGNLLGATMVNFLLLTLLDALHPRPLTARASQEHALSLGLLIVLLAILGLGLVLDRGSGRLGMFTLALLPLYLFALWLSFRYARRFPRDEQVEAEAYEGFTLAGALVRYLVGALFLVGAAVLLPGLAERLAQETGLGEAWVGTFLVALVTTLPEATVTMAAARLGAVDLALGNALGSGMFNSFLFFYADLLAPGPLGREVGEGHLVSVLILLAMSGAVLVGLMYQSLRKLWVLAYDSWAILGLYLLAAWLSLGR is encoded by the coding sequence ATGACCCTTTGGGCTTTCCTGGGCGTAGCCTTGGTCATCCTCCTGGCGGGGCGCCAGGTGGCCTTTTACGGCGACGTGCTGGCGGGGAAGACGGGCTTGGGCCGCACCTTCATGGGGCTTTTCCTGGTGGGGGTCACCACCAGCCTGCCGGAGCTCTTCAACGTGACCAGCGCCGTGCTCCAGGACCTGCCGGAAATCGCGGTGGGCAACCTCTTGGGCGCCACCATGGTGAACTTCCTCCTGCTCACCCTGCTGGATGCCCTTCACCCTAGGCCCCTCACCGCCCGGGCTAGCCAAGAGCATGCCCTGAGCTTGGGGCTACTCATCGTACTCCTGGCCATTTTGGGGCTGGGCTTGGTCCTGGACCGGGGTAGCGGCCGGCTTGGGATGTTTACCCTGGCCTTGCTTCCCCTCTACCTCTTCGCCCTTTGGCTTTCCTTTCGCTACGCCAGGCGTTTTCCCCGCGACGAGCAGGTGGAGGCTGAGGCCTACGAGGGTTTCACCCTGGCGGGGGCCTTGGTGCGCTACCTGGTAGGGGCCTTGTTCCTGGTGGGGGCAGCGGTGCTCCTGCCCGGCCTAGCCGAGCGCTTGGCCCAGGAAACGGGCTTGGGGGAGGCTTGGGTGGGGACCTTTTTGGTGGCCCTGGTGACCACGCTCCCCGAGGCCACGGTGACCATGGCCGCCGCCCGCTTGGGGGCCGTGGACCTGGCCTTGGGTAATGCCCTGGGCAGCGGCATGTTCAACAGCTTCCTCTTCTTTTACGCCGACCTCTTGGCGCCGGGGCCCCTGGGGCGGGAGGTGGGGGAGGGCCACCTGGTCAGCGTTCTCATCCTTCTGGCCATGTCGGGGGCGGTGCTGGTGGGCCTGATGTACCAGAGCCTGCGCAAGCTCTGGGTATTGGCCTACGATTCCTGGGCGATTCTGGGGCTTTACCTGCTGGCCGCTTGGCTGTCGCTGGGCCGATAG
- a CDS encoding thioredoxin family protein, translating to MLQYPELPLESPLIDAELPDPRGGRYRLSQFQEPLLAVVFMCNHCPYVKGSIAELVALAERYRGRVAFVGINPNDYERYPDDAPEKMVAFAEEHGIFFPYLLDESQEVAKAYRALRTPEVFLFDQNRLLRYHGRVNDSPKFPDQVQSHDLEAAIEALLKGEEPPLKEAPAIGCTIKWRPGNEPEIGIG from the coding sequence ATGCTCCAGTATCCCGAGCTTCCCTTAGAAAGCCCCCTCATCGACGCCGAGCTTCCCGACCCCCGGGGCGGGCGGTACCGGCTTTCCCAGTTCCAAGAGCCCCTTTTGGCCGTGGTCTTCATGTGCAACCACTGCCCCTACGTGAAGGGCTCCATCGCCGAGCTGGTGGCCCTGGCGGAGAGGTACCGGGGCCGGGTGGCCTTCGTGGGCATCAACCCCAACGACTACGAGCGCTACCCGGACGATGCCCCGGAGAAGATGGTGGCCTTCGCCGAGGAGCACGGCATCTTCTTCCCCTACCTCCTGGACGAGAGCCAGGAGGTGGCCAAGGCCTACCGGGCCCTGCGCACCCCCGAGGTCTTCCTCTTTGACCAGAACCGGCTCCTCCGCTACCACGGGCGGGTGAACGACAGCCCCAAGTTCCCCGACCAGGTGCAAAGCCACGACCTGGAGGCGGCCATAGAGGCCCTCCTCAAAGGAGAAGAGCCTCCCCTCAAGGAAGCCCCGGCCATCGGCTGCACCATCAAGTGGCGCCCCGGCAACGAGCCCGAGATCGGCATTGGATAA
- a CDS encoding branched-chain amino acid ABC transporter permease, producing the protein MLAAILVNGLVLSGIYGMLALGFALTYGVARILNLAHTAFYMAAAYALFFFLGLMGFAPAALLSALLVLGLALLAYWFFLEPLKEYEATVLIVTIALALLLQEVALLLFGGHFRSVPALLPGFVEILGVRVAQQALLALLFAGGVLLLAWAFLKGTRLGLSIRAAAQDQEAAELLGISLSRAGYWAVGLGALLAALAGLAVAPMATLEPHMWMPPLLVVLAAVVLGGLGSLPGALLGALVLAFAEVTVVNLVPGGAFLRTAVALLILVLVLVLRPEGLFGASFAEER; encoded by the coding sequence ATGCTCGCCGCCATCCTGGTTAACGGCCTGGTCCTGAGCGGCATCTACGGGATGCTGGCCCTCGGCTTCGCCCTCACCTACGGGGTGGCCCGCATCCTGAACCTGGCCCACACCGCTTTCTACATGGCCGCCGCCTACGCCCTTTTCTTCTTCCTGGGACTCATGGGTTTCGCCCCGGCGGCTCTTCTCTCTGCCCTTTTGGTCCTGGGGCTGGCCCTCCTGGCCTACTGGTTCTTTCTGGAACCCCTCAAGGAGTACGAGGCCACGGTCCTCATCGTCACCATCGCCCTGGCCCTCCTCCTCCAGGAAGTGGCCCTCCTCCTCTTCGGCGGGCACTTCCGCTCTGTCCCTGCCCTGCTTCCAGGGTTCGTGGAGATCCTGGGGGTGCGGGTGGCCCAGCAAGCCCTCCTGGCCCTCCTCTTCGCCGGAGGGGTTCTGCTTTTGGCCTGGGCCTTCCTGAAGGGAACCCGGCTCGGCCTCAGCATCCGGGCCGCCGCCCAGGACCAGGAGGCAGCGGAGCTTCTGGGGATTAGCCTTTCCCGGGCCGGGTACTGGGCCGTGGGGCTCGGGGCCCTGCTGGCCGCCCTGGCGGGCCTGGCCGTAGCCCCCATGGCCACCTTGGAGCCCCACATGTGGATGCCGCCCCTCCTGGTGGTTCTGGCGGCGGTGGTCCTCGGAGGCCTTGGTAGCCTCCCGGGAGCCCTCCTGGGAGCCTTGGTCCTGGCCTTCGCCGAGGTAACGGTGGTGAACCTGGTGCCCGGGGGCGCCTTCCTGCGCACCGCCGTGGCCCTCCTCATCCTGGTTTTGGTCCTGGTCCTACGCCCTGAAGGCCTTTTCGGCGCGTCCTTCGCGGAGGAGCGATGA
- a CDS encoding lyase family protein, translating into MPRWHAVYRRFVLARHYRFAREELVPHFFDALTAYALELARLGLPWAAEAVEALRQLRLHPLPSFTGEVEDVFFSIQAQLAEHWGEEVAGAIRRGLSRNDLDLTAFRAYLRDRLVALLGDFLRLRGAVLRVAEAYAGVPLVVRTHHRPAQPSTLDHYLLGVAALLERDYRRLRQALDTLDRCPLGASALAGNPYPVDRLRLAALLGFAGPVENTLDAVASGDYALELASALVGLGTSLSRFLTDLLALAERGAFVVGEGLAQGSSFMPQKRNPVVLEHARIYASHLVGGVGALALLNHNTPFTDLNDHSTGVLEPLTALMESAEAALELTRVALEESRFEPALLLEELSPEVLASEAVDLLVRKGVPLAEAYRRVQGALPGVRPELLGVGREELIAWMSLEGFFARREVLGGVGPKARAEAMARARKRLKEDRKALAALRARVRLARRLLAKGPEGFQAEEGEKATDQQGQVEAQEHQEEPLG; encoded by the coding sequence ATGCCTCGCTGGCACGCGGTTTACCGCCGTTTCGTCCTGGCGCGCCACTACCGCTTCGCCCGGGAGGAGCTCGTCCCCCACTTCTTCGATGCCCTCACCGCCTACGCCCTCGAGCTCGCCCGCTTGGGCCTTCCCTGGGCCGCGGAGGCGGTGGAGGCCCTGCGGCAGCTGCGGCTCCATCCCCTCCCCAGCTTCACCGGAGAGGTGGAGGACGTGTTCTTCTCCATCCAGGCGCAGCTTGCCGAGCATTGGGGGGAGGAGGTGGCGGGGGCCATACGCCGAGGGCTATCCCGTAACGATCTGGACCTCACCGCCTTTCGCGCTTACCTGAGGGACCGACTGGTGGCCTTGCTGGGGGATTTTCTTCGCCTGCGAGGGGCGGTACTCCGGGTCGCCGAGGCCTACGCCGGGGTACCCCTGGTCGTCCGCACCCACCACCGGCCCGCCCAGCCCTCTACCTTGGACCATTACCTCCTCGGGGTGGCGGCGCTTTTAGAGAGGGACTACCGCCGTTTGCGGCAGGCTTTGGATACCCTGGATCGGTGCCCTTTGGGTGCCAGTGCCCTGGCGGGGAACCCCTATCCTGTAGACCGACTGCGGCTCGCCGCTCTTTTGGGCTTCGCTGGGCCGGTGGAGAACACCTTGGATGCCGTGGCCTCGGGGGATTATGCCCTGGAGCTGGCCTCGGCCCTGGTGGGACTGGGTACCAGCCTCTCCCGTTTCCTCACCGACCTTCTGGCCCTGGCGGAGCGGGGGGCCTTCGTGGTGGGGGAGGGGCTGGCCCAGGGTTCCAGCTTCATGCCGCAGAAGCGGAATCCCGTGGTGCTGGAGCACGCCCGCATCTATGCGAGCCATCTGGTGGGCGGGGTGGGGGCCCTGGCCCTCTTGAACCACAACACCCCCTTCACCGACCTGAACGACCACTCCACGGGGGTACTGGAGCCTTTGACGGCTCTGATGGAAAGCGCCGAGGCGGCTTTGGAGCTAACTCGGGTGGCCCTCGAGGAAAGCCGATTTGAGCCCGCCCTTCTCCTGGAGGAGCTCTCCCCGGAGGTCCTGGCCTCGGAGGCGGTGGACCTTTTGGTGCGCAAGGGGGTGCCCCTTGCCGAGGCCTACCGGCGGGTCCAGGGGGCTTTGCCGGGGGTTCGGCCCGAGCTCTTGGGGGTGGGGCGGGAGGAACTCATCGCCTGGATGAGCCTCGAGGGCTTCTTTGCCCGCCGGGAGGTCCTGGGGGGTGTGGGGCCCAAGGCCCGGGCAGAGGCCATGGCCCGGGCCAGGAAGCGCCTTAAGGAAGACCGGAAGGCCTTAGCGGCCCTGCGGGCTCGGGTGCGCCTGGCCAGGCGGCTGTTGGCCAAAGGGCCTGAGGGTTTCCAGGCGGAGGAAGGCGAGAAGGCTACGGATCAGCAGGGGCAGGTAGAAGCCCAGGAGCACCAGGAAGAGCCCCTGGGCTAG